A single region of the Thermotoga profunda AZM34c06 genome encodes:
- a CDS encoding ABC transporter permease: MNFVKRYLLPRLFIYFLVIFVGITMVFIIPRLLPIDPIQQLIGQISSRGTYLDPKTLNNLIDTLKELYGLKGSLWQQYCSFWRRFLGGDFGPSYYQFPVPVISLIKQSLPWTIGLLLTTTIISWILGNIFGALAAYFSNRRWVKVIDIIAMIIRPMPYYILALSLLMLFAYIFPIFPLGGGYLIGGQIKFGLQTILTLLKYAFLPAMSLILIGFFTWFQAMKLVVQTVKSEDFVTYANIGGVTQARIVNKYIIRNAMLPQITGLALSLGQIFSGSLITEIVFSYPGLGTLLYNAIFTGDYNLLMGITVISIFVITTSILLIDLLYPLFDPRVRYR, from the coding sequence TTGAACTTTGTGAAAAGATATCTTCTACCAAGACTTTTCATATATTTTCTGGTAATTTTCGTTGGCATAACGATGGTTTTTATTATTCCACGACTTCTTCCAATAGATCCTATTCAACAATTGATCGGTCAAATTTCATCTCGAGGTACATATCTTGACCCAAAAACTCTCAACAACTTAATAGACACTTTGAAGGAATTATATGGGTTAAAGGGAAGCCTCTGGCAACAATATTGTTCATTCTGGCGCCGCTTCCTTGGCGGTGATTTTGGTCCATCTTATTATCAGTTTCCAGTACCTGTAATTTCTCTAATCAAGCAATCCCTCCCGTGGACTATCGGTTTACTTTTGACAACTACAATCATTTCTTGGATATTGGGAAATATATTCGGTGCACTTGCCGCTTATTTTTCCAACAGACGTTGGGTTAAAGTGATCGATATAATAGCGATGATCATAAGGCCGATGCCTTATTACATATTAGCTCTGAGTTTACTCATGTTGTTCGCCTATATCTTCCCAATTTTTCCATTAGGTGGAGGATATCTAATAGGTGGACAGATTAAATTTGGTTTGCAAACCATCCTTACTCTCTTAAAGTACGCATTTCTTCCTGCCATGTCCTTGATATTGATAGGTTTCTTCACTTGGTTTCAAGCCATGAAGTTAGTGGTTCAGACAGTGAAGTCAGAAGATTTCGTGACCTATGCCAACATAGGTGGAGTTACACAAGCGAGAATTGTCAATAAATACATAATAAGAAACGCCATGTTACCACAGATAACTGGCCTTGCGCTTTCCTTAGGTCAGATATTCAGTGGATCATTGATTACAGAAATTGTTTTTTCTTATCCGGGACTTGGTACACTCCTTTACAACGCCATCTTTACCGGTGACTACAATCTGCTAATGGGTATAACTGTAATATCGATTTTCGTCATCACGACAAGTATTTTACTCATCGATCTTCTCTATCCACTCTTTGATCCCAGAGTAAGGTATAGGTAA
- a CDS encoding ABC transporter ATP-binding protein, giving the protein MDLVMKALELKAYYILDVYGKQRIIKAVDNIDLEIQKGLVYGIAGESGCGKTTLLKTLFAIIEPPLRLVDGKVFYYNDKEIDVYSIKNEERRKLRWSFVSYVPQGSMSVLNPVTKIKETFKDFLSSHVKGKNRDQIYEIAKQHIKELGLPLKVLDAYPHQLSGGMRQRVTIALATLLNPTLIIADEPTTALDVVTQRGVIQLLKDIQSKQKNTLIIVTHDMGIHANVADQLAIMYAGKIVEEAPTIEIFDNPLHPYTKYLINSLPKFGDKTKKESAPGSPPSLYNIPSGCSFHPRCPYSLSICKEQFPPLREYSDKHKAACWLMEGQGYAKTH; this is encoded by the coding sequence ATGGATTTAGTTATGAAAGCCTTAGAATTGAAAGCGTATTATATCTTGGACGTTTATGGAAAACAAAGAATCATCAAAGCAGTGGACAATATTGATTTAGAGATACAAAAAGGTCTTGTTTATGGCATAGCGGGTGAAAGTGGCTGTGGCAAGACAACTTTATTGAAAACCTTGTTTGCAATCATAGAACCACCATTGAGATTGGTGGATGGAAAAGTATTTTACTACAACGATAAAGAGATCGATGTTTATTCAATTAAAAATGAAGAAAGAAGAAAACTCAGATGGTCGTTTGTCTCGTATGTTCCCCAAGGTTCAATGAGTGTTCTTAACCCTGTAACCAAGATCAAAGAAACTTTCAAAGACTTTTTGAGTAGTCACGTGAAAGGAAAAAATAGAGATCAGATTTATGAAATTGCAAAGCAGCATATAAAAGAACTTGGTCTTCCTTTGAAAGTACTTGATGCTTATCCCCATCAATTGTCAGGTGGGATGAGACAAAGAGTCACCATAGCTTTAGCGACCTTGTTGAATCCGACTTTAATAATCGCAGATGAACCTACCACTGCTTTGGATGTTGTAACCCAAAGGGGTGTTATTCAACTTTTAAAAGACATTCAGTCAAAGCAGAAGAACACTTTGATCATCGTAACCCACGATATGGGTATACATGCGAATGTAGCTGACCAACTTGCAATTATGTATGCCGGAAAGATAGTCGAAGAAGCTCCTACAATTGAGATTTTTGACAATCCCTTACATCCCTATACAAAATACCTCATCAACTCTCTGCCAAAGTTCGGAGACAAAACCAAAAAAGAAAGTGCACCAGGTAGTCCACCATCGCTTTACAACATACCATCTGGTTGTAGTTTCCATCCAAGATGTCCATATAGTTTATCGATATGTAAAGAACAATTCCCACCACTGAGAGAATATTCGGATAAACATAAGGCCGCCTGCTGGTTAATGGAGGGACAAGGATATGCAAAAACTCATTGA
- a CDS encoding ABC transporter substrate-binding protein translates to MRRLVSFLILALTVIIAFSQLAPGIPRNETFIANQLTGRVGTPGNFNLWAGWRSQDRGIQNLLLEPLWCVEYATGEIINALAAEPPIYNKDFTELTIKLRKGVYWSDGVPFTADDVVYTITLVKNTPGMDYNSQMQAVKEAIKIDDYTVLLKLTVPNSRFHTYLLDRWGALRILPKHIFEKVENPLTFEFNPPVGTGPYVLKDFDPGGYWTLWERREDWNRTPTGMLYGKPAPRFVLIQTFGTTERQVLAMAQHELDAADLTMEALRAVLQRVNTARAWRRDFPWTVNIDPCVTGLMFNNARAPFNNPEVRWALTLAIDIVEYAANAFDGAVTLSPIHVPLTSAYYDWYYTKLDKWLKEFEIDLGNGEKFKPYDPTAGKRLAEYVKSRGYTVPTDEETINKVFGPGWYKYAPDVAEKLLIKNGFKRDKSGKWLLPDGRPWTITILTTTNPAHPSYRNGFALAQAWKKFGIDTNVVTSDALATLGQRGEFEVTTDWPAAEPWGGHPDLYRVLDPFNSEYLVPIGQNAPWGNYGRWTNPELDKIIVKLRETDWNDTDSIIAFGVEGLKLLIKEMPGIPTFNYPGVIAWDEYYWTNYPGAENMYAQPYHHWPNFKYMLPFLKPTGRK, encoded by the coding sequence ATGAGGCGTTTGGTATCATTTCTAATCCTTGCTCTAACAGTCATCATAGCATTTTCACAACTTGCTCCGGGTATTCCTCGTAATGAAACATTTATTGCTAATCAACTGACGGGACGTGTCGGGACACCGGGAAATTTCAACCTTTGGGCTGGTTGGAGATCACAAGACAGAGGAATCCAAAACTTGCTACTTGAACCACTCTGGTGTGTCGAGTATGCAACAGGAGAAATTATCAATGCCCTTGCTGCCGAACCACCAATTTACAACAAAGACTTCACAGAGCTCACCATCAAACTCAGAAAAGGAGTTTACTGGAGCGATGGTGTTCCATTCACGGCAGACGATGTTGTTTATACAATCACACTCGTCAAAAACACACCTGGCATGGACTACAATTCTCAAATGCAAGCAGTCAAAGAAGCAATTAAAATCGATGATTACACAGTCTTGTTAAAACTCACAGTTCCTAATTCAAGATTTCACACTTATTTACTTGACAGATGGGGAGCTTTGAGAATCCTTCCAAAACATATCTTTGAGAAAGTAGAGAACCCGTTGACTTTCGAATTCAACCCACCAGTTGGAACTGGACCTTATGTATTGAAAGATTTCGACCCAGGTGGATATTGGACACTTTGGGAAAGAAGAGAAGATTGGAACAGAACTCCAACCGGTATGCTCTATGGAAAACCTGCTCCAAGATTTGTACTCATTCAAACTTTCGGAACAACAGAAAGACAAGTTTTGGCAATGGCTCAACACGAACTTGACGCAGCAGATCTGACTATGGAAGCTCTAAGAGCTGTATTACAAAGAGTAAACACCGCAAGAGCTTGGAGAAGAGACTTCCCATGGACTGTTAACATCGATCCATGTGTCACGGGATTGATGTTCAACAACGCGAGGGCACCATTCAATAACCCAGAAGTCAGATGGGCTCTTACCTTGGCAATAGACATTGTTGAATACGCGGCCAATGCATTCGACGGAGCTGTGACACTCAGCCCAATACATGTGCCATTGACTTCTGCTTATTATGATTGGTATTACACAAAACTCGACAAGTGGTTGAAAGAATTCGAAATTGATCTTGGTAACGGTGAAAAATTCAAACCATATGATCCCACAGCTGGCAAGAGGTTGGCAGAATATGTAAAGAGCAGAGGATACACGGTACCAACAGATGAAGAAACCATAAATAAAGTATTCGGACCAGGTTGGTACAAGTACGCACCAGATGTTGCAGAGAAACTCCTAATAAAGAACGGCTTTAAGAGAGATAAATCCGGTAAATGGTTGTTGCCCGATGGTCGTCCTTGGACAATCACGATTCTGACAACCACTAACCCAGCACATCCAAGTTACAGAAATGGTTTTGCACTCGCTCAAGCTTGGAAGAAATTCGGTATCGACACAAATGTCGTAACTTCGGATGCGCTCGCGACTCTTGGACAGAGGGGAGAATTTGAAGTTACTACAGATTGGCCCGCAGCAGAACCGTGGGGTGGTCATCCAGATCTTTACAGAGTCTTAGACCCATTCAACTCTGAATATTTAGTGCCAATTGGCCAAAATGCACCTTGGGGGAACTATGGCAGATGGACTAATCCCGAACTGGACAAAATCATAGTCAAACTGAGAGAAACAGATTGGAATGACACAGATTCAATAATTGCATTTGGTGTTGAAGGGCTCAAGTTATTGATCAAGGAAATGCCTGGTATACCAACATTCAACTATCCTGGAGTCATAGCTTGGGATGAATATTACTGGACAAATTATCCTGGTGCAGAAAACATGTATGCTCAGCCATACCATCACTGGCCGAATTTCAAGTACATGTTACCATTCTTGAAACCAACAGGTAGAAAGTAA
- a CDS encoding sugar-binding protein, producing the protein MKKLFLITLLVFLVGTVSLAITIGVIGKSVHPYWAQVEEGVKAAGKALGIDVRFFVPAKEDVPAQLQMLEAFIAQKFDGIAIAPSDPSAVIPTIKKTLQLGIPVITLDTDTPESGRYVYIGTNNYSAGYLAGTVMKELLGGKGKVAIGTGSLTAMNSLERMQGFRDAIAGTDIQIVDVLNDEEDGARAVSLAESVLSAHPDLSAFFGVYAYNGPSQALVVANAGKKDKVKIVCFDTTTDILSYVKDGVIQATMGQRPYMMGYLSVTILYLMKKIGVQNTLTMLPKVTVNNKVDYIVDTGVDVVTPSNLSEYLNEMAKLGIPIRF; encoded by the coding sequence GTGAAGAAGCTCTTTTTGATTACTTTGTTGGTTTTTCTGGTAGGTACTGTCTCCTTAGCCATCACAATAGGTGTCATCGGGAAATCAGTGCATCCATACTGGGCACAAGTTGAAGAAGGAGTCAAGGCAGCGGGCAAAGCCCTGGGTATTGACGTCAGGTTCTTTGTTCCAGCAAAAGAAGATGTCCCAGCCCAGCTTCAGATGCTTGAAGCATTTATTGCTCAGAAATTCGATGGTATAGCTATAGCACCATCCGATCCGAGCGCTGTGATTCCTACGATTAAGAAAACTCTGCAGCTTGGCATACCAGTCATAACACTTGATACCGATACACCCGAAAGTGGAAGATATGTATACATCGGCACAAATAACTACAGCGCTGGATACTTAGCCGGTACAGTCATGAAAGAATTGCTCGGTGGCAAAGGAAAGGTTGCAATCGGGACAGGGTCTCTCACGGCAATGAATTCACTCGAGAGAATGCAAGGTTTCAGAGATGCAATTGCTGGGACTGATATCCAAATAGTCGATGTATTGAACGATGAAGAAGACGGCGCAAGAGCTGTATCGCTTGCGGAATCTGTTCTGAGTGCACATCCAGATCTGTCTGCCTTTTTCGGTGTGTATGCATACAACGGTCCAAGCCAGGCTCTGGTTGTTGCCAATGCTGGTAAGAAGGACAAGGTAAAGATAGTGTGCTTTGACACAACAACAGATATCCTTTCTTATGTAAAAGATGGAGTCATACAAGCAACCATGGGCCAAAGACCATATATGATGGGGTACCTTTCAGTAACAATTCTGTATCTGATGAAAAAGATAGGGGTACAGAATACCCTTACAATGCTCCCGAAAGTCACCGTAAACAACAAAGTTGACTACATAGTCGATACAGGTGTTGATGTAGTCACCCCAAGTAATTTATCAGAATATTTGAACGAGATGGCAAAACTCGGTATCCCAATAAGATTCTAA
- a CDS encoding ABC transporter permease, with protein MNVLKDLLRDLRFRFAFLIVLILIVLTVLSFFSPYNPYRWNLVPRDLPPKWPHVLGTTSMGQDVFWILTFAVRNSLTVSLLAGFISRIIAIVIGMIAGYKGGKTDKILMFMSDSFLIIPLFLIIVLFATMMRARMTLVTLGLLLGLFGWAWDARVIRSQILSLRERDFTYTAILSGSGTFSIIFKEYMPFVIPLVFATFIGNMSWAIGMEIVLAILGVSNLEIPTIGTMLQWAINYQAMLLGYWWWISTPVVTAVLLFIALYLLSVSISEYLDPRMRIQRIGRK; from the coding sequence ATGAATGTATTAAAAGATTTGCTGCGTGACCTAAGATTTAGATTTGCGTTTCTAATTGTTTTGATACTCATTGTTCTGACAGTATTATCTTTCTTCTCACCTTACAATCCATATAGATGGAACCTCGTTCCAAGAGATTTACCACCAAAATGGCCTCATGTTCTTGGTACGACTTCTATGGGGCAGGATGTTTTCTGGATACTCACTTTCGCCGTTAGAAACTCTCTCACCGTGTCTTTATTGGCTGGATTCATCTCCAGAATCATTGCAATCGTAATTGGTATGATTGCAGGTTACAAGGGTGGAAAAACAGACAAGATTCTGATGTTCATGAGTGATTCGTTTTTGATAATACCTCTGTTTTTAATAATAGTTCTATTTGCAACGATGATGAGAGCAAGAATGACTCTTGTCACTCTTGGTTTACTACTTGGTCTCTTTGGCTGGGCTTGGGATGCACGTGTAATTAGATCCCAAATTCTAAGTTTGAGGGAAAGAGATTTCACATACACCGCTATATTATCTGGTTCTGGAACATTTTCAATTATCTTCAAAGAATACATGCCTTTTGTAATTCCACTCGTCTTTGCCACATTTATTGGAAACATGTCTTGGGCTATAGGTATGGAAATAGTCCTTGCAATTCTTGGCGTATCTAATCTTGAAATACCCACGATCGGTACCATGCTTCAATGGGCAATCAATTACCAGGCGATGTTGCTCGGCTATTGGTGGTGGATTTCAACACCTGTTGTTACCGCTGTACTTCTTTTCATAGCACTTTATTTGCTATCGGTGAGTATAAGTGAATACTTAGATCCACGTATGAGAATTCAGAGAATTGGCAGAAAATGA
- a CDS encoding sugar ABC transporter ATP-binding protein, producing MELLTAKAITKRFPGVLALDAVDFEVHRGEILSLIGENGAGKSTLIKVLSGVYRKDAGEISLNGEKIEFHHPSDAFKNGISVIHQELNVCDNLTVAENLFLGYEITKGKRYNLTSIVDDSSMEHKAQELLEIIGARFSPQTLVRNLSTAQRQMVEICKALTRSPRIIFMDEPTSSLAVGEVKKLFEIIRMLKDKQISVVFVSHKIDEVMEISDRIIVMRDGKRVGTLQNNEFNADSIIRLMVGRDIEYFPHVETKPQDVLLEVKNLTWENKVKNVSFTLRRGEVLGFAGLIGAGRTETMHLLFGINKKEAGEIYINGKKAEINSPHEAIKHGIGLIPEDRKLQGLILRMTVKDNICLPILKKISKIQFILDDKTEVDISESFVKRLSVKTPSIHQVVENLSGGNQQKVVLSKWLATNSEIIIFDEPTRGIDVGTKAEIHRMIRELAVKGKGVIMISSELPEILNLSDRIVVMWEGQITAVLDNREKRVTQEEIMYYASGKKKQNERNT from the coding sequence TTGGAACTCCTCACAGCAAAAGCAATTACAAAAAGATTTCCTGGTGTTCTGGCACTCGATGCGGTAGATTTTGAAGTTCATAGAGGTGAAATTCTCTCCCTCATAGGTGAAAATGGAGCTGGAAAGTCAACCTTAATAAAGGTTCTTTCTGGTGTGTATAGAAAAGACGCAGGCGAAATCTCTCTAAATGGTGAAAAGATAGAATTTCACCATCCTTCAGATGCTTTCAAGAATGGAATAAGTGTCATTCATCAAGAGCTCAATGTCTGTGACAATTTAACAGTCGCTGAAAATCTATTTTTGGGTTATGAGATAACCAAAGGAAAAAGGTACAATTTGACAAGTATTGTGGATGATTCGAGCATGGAACATAAGGCTCAAGAATTGTTAGAAATAATAGGTGCTCGTTTTTCACCACAAACATTGGTTCGAAATCTGAGCACCGCGCAAAGGCAAATGGTTGAAATTTGCAAAGCTTTGACGCGCTCACCAAGGATAATCTTCATGGATGAGCCAACCTCATCCCTTGCCGTGGGAGAAGTTAAGAAACTCTTTGAAATCATTAGAATGCTCAAAGATAAACAAATATCTGTTGTATTCGTTTCCCACAAAATCGACGAAGTGATGGAAATCAGCGACAGAATAATCGTGATGAGAGATGGAAAAAGGGTTGGAACATTACAAAATAATGAATTCAACGCAGATAGCATAATTCGTCTAATGGTCGGTAGAGATATTGAATATTTTCCACATGTGGAGACAAAACCGCAAGATGTACTACTTGAGGTGAAAAATTTGACTTGGGAGAACAAAGTGAAAAATGTCTCTTTCACTCTCAGAAGGGGAGAAGTGCTTGGTTTTGCTGGATTGATAGGTGCCGGAAGAACTGAAACGATGCATCTACTGTTTGGTATAAATAAAAAGGAAGCAGGAGAAATATATATAAATGGAAAAAAAGCTGAAATAAATTCTCCTCATGAAGCAATCAAACATGGCATAGGTTTGATACCAGAAGATAGGAAACTACAAGGCTTAATCCTTCGAATGACAGTTAAAGACAATATATGTCTACCAATTCTCAAGAAAATCAGCAAAATTCAATTTATTCTTGACGACAAGACAGAAGTAGATATTTCTGAATCGTTTGTAAAAAGACTTTCTGTGAAAACACCATCTATCCATCAAGTTGTCGAGAACTTATCAGGCGGCAATCAGCAAAAAGTTGTTCTCTCAAAATGGTTAGCAACAAATTCAGAGATAATCATCTTTGACGAACCCACAAGAGGAATTGATGTTGGAACAAAGGCTGAAATACACAGAATGATAAGAGAACTTGCAGTTAAAGGAAAGGGAGTAATAATGATTTCATCGGAACTACCTGAAATATTGAATTTAAGCGACAGAATAGTTGTTATGTGGGAAGGACAAATAACAGCTGTTCTTGATAACAGAGAAAAGAGAGTCACTCAAGAAGAAATAATGTATTACGCATCTGGTAAGAAAAAACAGAATGAAAGGAACACATAA
- a CDS encoding ABC transporter ATP-binding protein — MQKLIEIKNLTKIFSIGSIFSRIKITAIDNVSFDIGRSEILTLAGESGCGKTTMAKIILGFEEPTFGVVNYKGKPINRRNRQEKMNFLKEIQAVFQNPFSTFNPLRKVDSYFYETLHNFGITQNRREADRLIQEKLNAVGVHFDEFIERYPSEFSGGQLQRISIARSLLTNPSMLIADEPVSMVDASLRMSIVNLFKELRDKFGLSVLYITHDLTTAYYVSDRVAIMFRGNLIEFGPAEKVLLNPKHPYTKLLRESVPEADPKRRWTDKVKITEFEEEEYKKIGCRFAARCPQAMKVCHDQPPSYYQVDQVIVKCFLYSQERSESI, encoded by the coding sequence ATGCAAAAACTCATTGAAATCAAAAACCTTACGAAGATTTTCTCAATTGGAAGTATTTTTTCACGAATAAAAATAACAGCTATCGACAATGTCTCTTTCGATATAGGACGATCAGAAATTCTGACATTAGCCGGCGAAAGTGGTTGTGGGAAGACCACAATGGCAAAAATAATCCTTGGATTTGAAGAGCCTACTTTTGGTGTGGTGAATTACAAAGGAAAACCAATTAACAGGCGCAATAGGCAAGAAAAAATGAATTTTCTAAAAGAAATACAGGCAGTTTTCCAGAACCCCTTTTCTACTTTCAATCCATTGAGAAAGGTCGATAGTTATTTTTATGAGACACTTCATAACTTTGGAATCACACAAAACCGTCGGGAAGCTGATCGTTTAATTCAAGAAAAACTGAATGCGGTGGGTGTTCATTTCGATGAATTCATAGAAAGATATCCAAGTGAATTTTCTGGGGGACAACTCCAGCGAATTTCTATAGCAAGATCTTTACTGACAAACCCTTCAATGTTGATTGCCGACGAACCTGTTTCCATGGTCGATGCTTCGCTGAGAATGTCTATAGTGAATCTTTTCAAAGAATTGAGAGACAAATTTGGTCTGAGCGTTCTTTATATCACTCATGATTTAACCACAGCTTATTATGTGAGTGACAGAGTGGCTATCATGTTCCGCGGTAATTTGATTGAGTTTGGACCGGCTGAGAAAGTGCTTCTAAACCCCAAACATCCATACACAAAATTACTCAGAGAATCTGTTCCTGAGGCTGATCCGAAAAGAAGGTGGACCGACAAAGTGAAGATAACCGAATTTGAGGAAGAAGAATACAAAAAAATTGGATGTCGATTTGCAGCAAGGTGTCCTCAAGCAATGAAGGTATGTCACGATCAGCCACCATCGTATTATCAAGTGGATCAAGTAATAGTCAAATGCTTTTTGTACAGTCAAGAAAGGAGTGAATCAATATGA